TGAACTTCTTCTTCTGTTGGATTTGTTTGTCCAAATTGAGCCATTTGTTGTCTGATAGCACCTGATGTAAACTCTTTCAAGTCTTCAAATGTAATTTGAATATTACTTTGAGCCATTGCTTTTCCTTCGATTAATTGAAAACGTAAACCTTTTTCAGATCTTGCGTATTCAACTTCAGCTTCTTCTGCAGAAAGTTTTTTCTCTCCAACAGTTTGTAACCATTTTTTAAGGAATTCAGAAGGTAAATCAAATTTAGTGTTCTCGATCAAGAAATCCTGAACATCTAATAATAATTTTTGATCTGCTTGCTGCGCGAATTGAGCTTCAGCATCTTCTTTAATTTTAGATTTTAAATCTTCTAAAGAAGCTACTTTTCCTTCACCAAAAAGTTTATCGAATAACTCCTGGTTTAATTCAGCCAATTCAGCACCGTTGATTGCTTCGATTGTAAAGTTTACTTCGATATCTAAACCGTGAACATCATCATGAGCTACTTTTAAGTAATCCATTAATTGGTGATCGTCTTCAAATAAACCTTTTGTGCTTACTGTAACAACATCTCCAACTTTTTTACCGATGAATTTATCACCTGCTTTTTTATTGAAAGTAGATACAGAAATTGTAGTTGTATTGTTGATTCCTTTTTCTTCGTTTGCGAAAGTTCCAGTTAAGTCTGAATCAGCTTCAACTTTATCCTGAGGAATTGCTTTTCCGAATTGTTTTTGGATACGCTCTACTTGTCCGTCGATTAATTTATCATCGGCAGTAACGATGTATTTTACGATATTATTTTTTGCTTCTAAATCAATTTCGAAGTTTGGTACTAAACCAATTTCATATTCGAAAGTTAGTTCTTCTGCATCCCAATCAAAGTTTTCGTTTTCTTTAGCAAGAGG
The sequence above is drawn from the Flavobacterium sp. N2038 genome and encodes:
- a CDS encoding trigger factor, with translation MDIKRVAIDAVNETIVMTVVHMDYKGQVAKRINEKMPLATVKGFRKGQVPKDLVEKQYGKAIKQEEVKKVVDLALERFVQSERLNLLGTPLAKENENFDWDAEELTFEYEIGLVPNFEIDLEAKNNIVKYIVTADDKLIDGQVERIQKQFGKAIPQDKVEADSDLTGTFANEEKGINNTTTISVSTFNKKAGDKFIGKKVGDVVTVSTKGLFEDDHQLMDYLKVAHDDVHGLDIEVNFTIEAINGAELAELNQELFDKLFGEGKVASLEDLKSKIKEDAEAQFAQQADQKLLLDVQDFLIENTKFDLPSEFLKKWLQTVGEKKLSAEEAEVEYARSEKGLRFQLIEGKAMAQSNIQITFEDLKEFTSGAIRQQMAQFGQTNPTEEEVQGIVARVLSNQEEVKRLSEQVVAAKLLEIFKEKANPTTKEVTYEEFIAASYGE